From the Drosophila gunungcola strain Sukarami unplaced genomic scaffold, Dgunungcola_SK_2 000010F, whole genome shotgun sequence genome, one window contains:
- the LOC128263683 gene encoding supporter of activation of yellow protein isoform X3: protein MIGNSNLATAATDGNSMGASGDNDSKDSHANAEKEWFHEEMDTSHYHHGDDYEDDFDSDNDFDESYTSRGKRKKGSRPRRTIANVEGTPKRGRKGSGNRRRNAIEGETDRKRRGGGNTSAAAAAAAAAVAHAASTAAAAAAAATGLYASHSNSASPIPTNDDTSQSAQIVATPIATSYEKVSNDAGASNDSMPLASMAGISIGLVANSNASNSSPVHATTIPMAFATGAGPIKVKPLVDRDIAQPSPYCDFCLGDHQENKKTNMPEELVSCSDCGRSGHPSCLQFTANMIISVKRYRWQCIECKYCSICGTSDNDDQLLFCDDCDRGYHMYCLSPPLVTPPEGSWSCKLCMEEFHKNN, encoded by the exons ATGATCGGCAATTCAAACCTTG CGACTGCTGCTACCGATGGCAACTCCATGGGAGCCTCGGGAGACAATGATAGTAAGGACTCACATGCAAACGCCGAGAAGGAATGGTTTCACGAGGAAATGGACACATCGCATTATCATCATGGCGATGATTATGAGGATGATTTTGATTCAGATAACGATTTTGACGAGTCATACACCAGCAGGGGTAAACGTAAAAAAGGCTCAAGGCCTCGACGTACAATTGCAAACGTTGAGGGTACTCCAAAACGTGGGCGTAAAGGTAGTG gCAATCGTCGGAGAAACGCTATTGAAGGAGAAACAGACCGAAAACGTCGTGGCGGTGGAAATACatctgccgctgccgccgcagctgctgcagccGTCGCACACGCAGCCagcactgcagcagcagcagctgccgcCGCCACAGGGCTCTATGCATCCCACTCAAACTCTGCTTCGCCCATTCCCACCAATGACGACACTTCACAGTCAGCACAAATAGTGGCAACACCTATAGCTACTTCTTACGAAAAGGTTTCAAACGACGCTGGAGCTTCCAATGACTCAATGCCTCTAGCGTCCATGGCTGGAATAAGCATAGGTTTGGTTGCAAATTCCAACGCCTCTAACTCCTCGCCGGTGCATGCAACAACAATTCCCATGGCGTTTGCTACGGGAGCTGGTCCGATTAAGGTCAAACCACTCGTTGATCGGGACATAGCTCAACCGTCTCCCTACTGCGACTTTTGTCTGGGCGATCAccaggaaaacaaaaaaaccaacatGCCCGAGGAGCTTGTGTCGTGCTCGGACTGCGGTCGCTCAGGTCATCCATCGTGTTTGCAGTTCACAGCCAACATGATAATATCAGTTAAACGCTATCGGTGGCAATGCATCGAATGCAAGTACTGCTCCATATGTGGGACCTCTGATAATGACGACCAGCTATTATTTTGCGACGATTGTGACCGCGGATACCATATGTATTGCCTGTCACCACCGCTAGTTACTCCACCAGAGGGTTCTTGGAGCTGCAAGTTATGCATGGAGGAATTCCACAAGAATAATTGA